A genomic window from Quercus lobata isolate SW786 chromosome 10, ValleyOak3.0 Primary Assembly, whole genome shotgun sequence includes:
- the LOC115964687 gene encoding uncharacterized protein LOC115964687, producing MDSRAFESNTPEIPEVGFGRIRGSNPQIVGTMAIRSCTNDGVGPTIKVIDSVPYQPVRSEYTIPANNPSSVASGPAVRSKDPTWAYGRVVPDARNNTQCTMFLKSLDVSSLTKDADTFFKLFDKVFQEVGPEHIVQFITDNDSSYQSVGKKLMQKYGSFYWSPCAAYCIDLMLENFSDIRYFPIIDETIQKAKKITKFIYNHGKILSLMRSDFTNGRDLIRPAITRDVMGKEVAAIVLEDKEFWLQCQQIVKISEPLVRVLRLVDGDEKPSMGYLWDKQLHSPLHAAGCYLNPGIFFRPSFKKQKDVTKGLLSTITRLVSDLDEQDILSSQIESYKKSLGDFGTPMAIHQREKLSPIAWWEQFGNDTPELQKFAIQVLSQCCSATGCERAWSTFEFVHSKRRNRLEHKRLNDLVYVRYNLLLQERNIRRTKDYLDPISLDNIDLTEDWVAEESKFLLLTEEDVNWASIEETLATMTLEDDDDDDDVVVLHEDDGENDVVLTNANTHVYYGPDVDPFEGWE from the exons ATGGATTCAAGGGCCTTTGAGTCGAATACCCCAGAGATTCCTGAGGTAGGCTTTGGCAGAATAAGAGGATCGAACCCTCAGATAGTAGGAACAATGGCAATTCGCTCCTGTACTAATGATGGAGTCGGTCCTACAATCAAGGTTATCGATTCTGTTCCGTACCAGCCGGTACGGTCGGAATATACCATACCAGCTAACAATCCG TCAAGTGTAGCATCTGGCCCGGCTGTAAGATCCAAGGATCCAACATGGGCTTATGGCCGTGTTGTGCCGGATGCAAGAAATAACACCCAGT GTACCATGTTTCTTAAATCCCTTGATGTGTCAAGCCTAACAAAGGATGCAGATACATTTTTTAAGTTGTTTGataaagtttttcaagaagtTGGGCCTGAGCACATTGTGCAGTTCATTACAGATAATGATTCTTCTTACCAGTCTGTAGGAAAGAAGCTAATGCAGAAATATGGGTCATTCTATTGGTCTCCTTGTGCAGCCTATTGCATTGATTTAATGTTGGAAAATTTTTCTGATATTAGATATTTTCCTATCATTGATGAAACCATTCAAAAGgctaaaaaaattaccaaattcaTATACAACCACGGCAAGATTTTATCTTTGATGAGAAGCGACTTCACTAATGGTAGGGATTTGATTCGTCCAGCCATCACAAG AGATGTCATGGGAAAGGAGGTGGCTGCAATTGTTTTGGAAGATAAAGAGTTTTGGTTACAATGTCAACAAATAGTGAAGATTAGTGAGCCTTTGGTTAGAGTACTACGTCTTGTAGATGGGGATGAAAAACCATCAATGGGATACTT ATGGGATAAACAACTCCATAGTCCATTACATGCAGCAGGTTGTTATCTCAACCCTGGAATCTTCTTTAGGCCTTCATTTAAGAAGCAAAAAGATGTTACAAAAGGCCTACTTAGTACCATTACAAGGCTGGTTTCTGATCTTGATGAGCAAGACATTCTTAGTTCTCAAATTGAATCATACAAAAAGTCTTTAGGTGACTTTGGAACGCCTATGGCAATCCACCAACGTGAAAAACTAAGTCCAA ttgCTTGGTGGGAGCAATTTGGAAATGACACTCCAGAATTACAAAAGTTTGCAATTCAAGTGCTAAGTCAGTGTTGTAGTGCAACTGGTTGTGAAAGAGCTTGGAGCACATTTGAGTTTGTCCATTCCAAGAGGAGAAATAGGCTTGAGCATAAACGTTTGAATGACTTGGTGTATGTTCGTTATAATCTATTGTTACAAGAAAG GAACATTAGAAGGACAAAGGATTATTTGGATCCTATAAGCCTTGATAATATTGATTTAACGGAGGATTGGGTAGCTGAGGAATCTAAATTTCTGTTACTAACTGAGGAAGATGTGAATTGGGCTAGCATTGAAGAAACATTAGCAACAATGActttggaagatgatgatgatgatgatgatgttgttgttcTTCATGAGGATGATGGTGAAAATGATGTTGTGTTGACAAATGCTAATACTCATGTATATTATGGTCCTGATGTAGATCCTTTTGAAGGATGGGAGTAG